In the genome of Pelecanus crispus isolate bPelCri1 chromosome 17, bPelCri1.pri, whole genome shotgun sequence, one region contains:
- the PPM1J gene encoding protein phosphatase 1J isoform X2, with protein MLPRVRAAVAQLVGGLGAGGQPPAEPRGGDGGSPAGPFFCRPAFLQLTPEELRRADDQAGRAVQSPRDGRRLPWSTGYAEVINAGKSQHNEDQACCEVVFVERRPSPRGRLLSRDGGGELDGGRKGFYFHYWALFDGHAGSGAAVMASKRLHLHICEQLRDLVDILQDPAPPPICLLHDVRTSPVEPSRVPLAEDVGEVPNDAVPRFHLEKAVSHESLVIGAIENAFKHMDDQIERERASQHLSGGCCALAAVYLMGKFYVANAGDSRAIIIRNGEIIPMSREFTPETERQRLQFLAFLRPELLGKEFTHLEFPRRIQPKELGKKMLYRDQNMNGWAYKKIEEDDLKFPLIYGEGKKARVMATIGVTRGLGDHDLKVFSSNIHIKPFLSCFPEVRVYDLTQYEHCPDDVLVLGTDGLWDVTNDKEVARVVMEVLTSYEPNDPCRYTMVAQELVVRSRGVLKERGWRLANDKLGSGDDISVFVIPLGGPGNYT; from the exons ATGCTGCCGCGGGTCCGCGCCGCCGTGGCGCAGCtggtgggggggctgggggcgggcgggcagccccccgcggagccccggggcggggacGGGGGGTCCCCGGCGGGCCCCTTCTTCTGCCGGCCGGCCTTCCTGCAGCTGACGCCCGAGGAGCTCCGCCGCGCCGACGACCAGGCGGGCCGGGCGGTGCAGAGCCCCCGCGACGGCCGCCGCCTGCCCTGGAGCACGGGCTACGCCGa GGTGATAAATGCAGGGAAGAGCCAGCACAACGAGGACCAGGCGTGCTGCGAGGTTGTGTTTGTGGAGAGGAGGCCCAGCCCCAGGGGCCGGCTGCTGTCCAGGGATGGCGGTGGGGAGCTGGACGGG GGCAGGAAGGGTTTTTATTTCCACTACTGGGCCTTGTTTGACGGCCATGCGGGCAGCGGTGCTGCTGTCATGGCATCCAAGAGGCTCCACCTGCACATCTGCGAGCAGCTCCGGGACCTCGTGGACATCCTGCAGGACCCCGCTCCACCTCCCATCTGCCTCCTGCACGATGTGAGGACCAGCCCTGTGGAGCCGAGCCGGGTGCCCCTTGCAGAGGACGTTGGGGAGGTCCCCAATGATGCTGTGCCACGGTTTCACCTGGAGAAAGCTGTCTCTCATGAGAGCCTGGTGATCGGCGCCATCGAGAACGCCTTTAAGCACATG GACGACCAGATCGAGCGGGAGCGAGCGTCCCAGCACCTGTCTGGGGGCTGCTGCGCCCTGGCTGCCGTCTACCTCATGGGCAAGTTCTACGTGGCCAATGCCGGCGACAGCAG GGCCATTATCATCCGTAATGGGGAAATCATTCCAATGTCCAGGGAGTTTACTCCAgagacagagaggcagaggctgcagtTTTTA GCGTTCCTGAGGCCCGAGCTGCTGGGCAAGGAGTTCACCCACCTCGAGTTCCCCCGCAGGATCCAGCCcaaggagctggggaagaagatGCTGTACAGAGACCAAAACATGAACGGCTG GGCTTACAAAAAGATAGAAGAGGATGACCTGAAGTTTCCACTTATCTATGGGGAAGGCAAAAAG GCTCGGGTGATGGCCACGATCGGAGTCACGCGGGGCCTGGGAGACCATGACCTCAAGGTGTTCAGCTCCAACATCCACATCAAGCCTTTCCTGTCCTGCTTCCCGGAG GTCAGGGTTTACGACCTCACGCAGTACGAGCACTGCCCCGACGATGTTCTGGTGTTGGGCACCGATGGGCTCTGGGATGTCACCAATGACAAGGAGGTGGCCCGTGTGGTGATGGAGGTGCTGACGAGCTATGAGCCCAATGACCCATGCAG GTACACCATGGTGGCCCAGGAGCTGGTGGTGCGGTCCAGGGGGGTGCTGAaggagcggggctggcggcTGGCCAACGACAAGCTGGGCTCTGGTGATGACATCTCTGTCTTTGTGATCCCTCTGGGCGGCCCGGGCAACTACACATGA
- the PPM1J gene encoding protein phosphatase 1J isoform X3: MLPRVRAAVAQLVGGLGAGGQPPAEPRGGDGGSPAGPFFCRPAFLQLTPEELRRADDQAGRAVQSPRDGRRLPWSTGYAEVINAGKSQHNEDQACCEVVFVERRPSPRGRLLSRDGGGEKGFYFHYWALFDGHAGSGAAVMASKRLHLHICEQLRDLVDILQDPAPPPICLLHDVRTSPVEPSRVPLAEDVGEVPNDAVPRFHLEKAVSHESLVIGAIENAFKHMDDQIERERASQHLSGGCCALAAVYLMGKFYVANAGDSRAIIIRNGEIIPMSREFTPETERQRLQFLAFLRPELLGKEFTHLEFPRRIQPKELGKKMLYRDQNMNGWAYKKIEEDDLKFPLIYGEGKKARVMATIGVTRGLGDHDLKVFSSNIHIKPFLSCFPEVRVYDLTQYEHCPDDVLVLGTDGLWDVTNDKEVARVVMEVLTSYEPNDPCRYTMVAQELVVRSRGVLKERGWRLANDKLGSGDDISVFVIPLGGPGNYT; this comes from the exons ATGCTGCCGCGGGTCCGCGCCGCCGTGGCGCAGCtggtgggggggctgggggcgggcgggcagccccccgcggagccccggggcggggacGGGGGGTCCCCGGCGGGCCCCTTCTTCTGCCGGCCGGCCTTCCTGCAGCTGACGCCCGAGGAGCTCCGCCGCGCCGACGACCAGGCGGGCCGGGCGGTGCAGAGCCCCCGCGACGGCCGCCGCCTGCCCTGGAGCACGGGCTACGCCGa GGTGATAAATGCAGGGAAGAGCCAGCACAACGAGGACCAGGCGTGCTGCGAGGTTGTGTTTGTGGAGAGGAGGCCCAGCCCCAGGGGCCGGCTGCTGTCCAGGGATGGCGGTGGGGA GAAGGGTTTTTATTTCCACTACTGGGCCTTGTTTGACGGCCATGCGGGCAGCGGTGCTGCTGTCATGGCATCCAAGAGGCTCCACCTGCACATCTGCGAGCAGCTCCGGGACCTCGTGGACATCCTGCAGGACCCCGCTCCACCTCCCATCTGCCTCCTGCACGATGTGAGGACCAGCCCTGTGGAGCCGAGCCGGGTGCCCCTTGCAGAGGACGTTGGGGAGGTCCCCAATGATGCTGTGCCACGGTTTCACCTGGAGAAAGCTGTCTCTCATGAGAGCCTGGTGATCGGCGCCATCGAGAACGCCTTTAAGCACATG GACGACCAGATCGAGCGGGAGCGAGCGTCCCAGCACCTGTCTGGGGGCTGCTGCGCCCTGGCTGCCGTCTACCTCATGGGCAAGTTCTACGTGGCCAATGCCGGCGACAGCAG GGCCATTATCATCCGTAATGGGGAAATCATTCCAATGTCCAGGGAGTTTACTCCAgagacagagaggcagaggctgcagtTTTTA GCGTTCCTGAGGCCCGAGCTGCTGGGCAAGGAGTTCACCCACCTCGAGTTCCCCCGCAGGATCCAGCCcaaggagctggggaagaagatGCTGTACAGAGACCAAAACATGAACGGCTG GGCTTACAAAAAGATAGAAGAGGATGACCTGAAGTTTCCACTTATCTATGGGGAAGGCAAAAAG GCTCGGGTGATGGCCACGATCGGAGTCACGCGGGGCCTGGGAGACCATGACCTCAAGGTGTTCAGCTCCAACATCCACATCAAGCCTTTCCTGTCCTGCTTCCCGGAG GTCAGGGTTTACGACCTCACGCAGTACGAGCACTGCCCCGACGATGTTCTGGTGTTGGGCACCGATGGGCTCTGGGATGTCACCAATGACAAGGAGGTGGCCCGTGTGGTGATGGAGGTGCTGACGAGCTATGAGCCCAATGACCCATGCAG GTACACCATGGTGGCCCAGGAGCTGGTGGTGCGGTCCAGGGGGGTGCTGAaggagcggggctggcggcTGGCCAACGACAAGCTGGGCTCTGGTGATGACATCTCTGTCTTTGTGATCCCTCTGGGCGGCCCGGGCAACTACACATGA
- the PPM1J gene encoding protein phosphatase 1J isoform X1, whose product MLPRVRAAVAQLVGGLGAGGQPPAEPRGGDGGSPAGPFFCRPAFLQLTPEELRRADDQAGRAVQSPRDGRRLPWSTGYAEVINAGKSQHNEDQACCEVVFVERRPSPRGRLLSRDGGGELDGVRVRAACAGRMPSGRMQDGARGGGFYFHYWALFDGHAGSGAAVMASKRLHLHICEQLRDLVDILQDPAPPPICLLHDVRTSPVEPSRVPLAEDVGEVPNDAVPRFHLEKAVSHESLVIGAIENAFKHMDDQIERERASQHLSGGCCALAAVYLMGKFYVANAGDSRAIIIRNGEIIPMSREFTPETERQRLQFLAFLRPELLGKEFTHLEFPRRIQPKELGKKMLYRDQNMNGWAYKKIEEDDLKFPLIYGEGKKARVMATIGVTRGLGDHDLKVFSSNIHIKPFLSCFPEVRVYDLTQYEHCPDDVLVLGTDGLWDVTNDKEVARVVMEVLTSYEPNDPCRYTMVAQELVVRSRGVLKERGWRLANDKLGSGDDISVFVIPLGGPGNYT is encoded by the exons ATGCTGCCGCGGGTCCGCGCCGCCGTGGCGCAGCtggtgggggggctgggggcgggcgggcagccccccgcggagccccggggcggggacGGGGGGTCCCCGGCGGGCCCCTTCTTCTGCCGGCCGGCCTTCCTGCAGCTGACGCCCGAGGAGCTCCGCCGCGCCGACGACCAGGCGGGCCGGGCGGTGCAGAGCCCCCGCGACGGCCGCCGCCTGCCCTGGAGCACGGGCTACGCCGa GGTGATAAATGCAGGGAAGAGCCAGCACAACGAGGACCAGGCGTGCTGCGAGGTTGTGTTTGTGGAGAGGAGGCCCAGCCCCAGGGGCCGGCTGCTGTCCAGGGATGGCGGTGGGGAGCTGGACGGGGTGAGAGTCAGGGCGGCGTGTGCAGGGAGGATGCCCAGCGGCAGGATGCAAGATGGGGCCCGTGGCGGT GGTTTTTATTTCCACTACTGGGCCTTGTTTGACGGCCATGCGGGCAGCGGTGCTGCTGTCATGGCATCCAAGAGGCTCCACCTGCACATCTGCGAGCAGCTCCGGGACCTCGTGGACATCCTGCAGGACCCCGCTCCACCTCCCATCTGCCTCCTGCACGATGTGAGGACCAGCCCTGTGGAGCCGAGCCGGGTGCCCCTTGCAGAGGACGTTGGGGAGGTCCCCAATGATGCTGTGCCACGGTTTCACCTGGAGAAAGCTGTCTCTCATGAGAGCCTGGTGATCGGCGCCATCGAGAACGCCTTTAAGCACATG GACGACCAGATCGAGCGGGAGCGAGCGTCCCAGCACCTGTCTGGGGGCTGCTGCGCCCTGGCTGCCGTCTACCTCATGGGCAAGTTCTACGTGGCCAATGCCGGCGACAGCAG GGCCATTATCATCCGTAATGGGGAAATCATTCCAATGTCCAGGGAGTTTACTCCAgagacagagaggcagaggctgcagtTTTTA GCGTTCCTGAGGCCCGAGCTGCTGGGCAAGGAGTTCACCCACCTCGAGTTCCCCCGCAGGATCCAGCCcaaggagctggggaagaagatGCTGTACAGAGACCAAAACATGAACGGCTG GGCTTACAAAAAGATAGAAGAGGATGACCTGAAGTTTCCACTTATCTATGGGGAAGGCAAAAAG GCTCGGGTGATGGCCACGATCGGAGTCACGCGGGGCCTGGGAGACCATGACCTCAAGGTGTTCAGCTCCAACATCCACATCAAGCCTTTCCTGTCCTGCTTCCCGGAG GTCAGGGTTTACGACCTCACGCAGTACGAGCACTGCCCCGACGATGTTCTGGTGTTGGGCACCGATGGGCTCTGGGATGTCACCAATGACAAGGAGGTGGCCCGTGTGGTGATGGAGGTGCTGACGAGCTATGAGCCCAATGACCCATGCAG GTACACCATGGTGGCCCAGGAGCTGGTGGTGCGGTCCAGGGGGGTGCTGAaggagcggggctggcggcTGGCCAACGACAAGCTGGGCTCTGGTGATGACATCTCTGTCTTTGTGATCCCTCTGGGCGGCCCGGGCAACTACACATGA